The Paenibacillus sp. YPG26 genome includes a window with the following:
- a CDS encoding CPBP family glutamic-type intramembrane protease, giving the protein MLNKLSGYKGVILLCLTNLLLHYLVLYPLGLGQYIGPEHPYLFGIISLGIGLVLLTVTILYIRRVEHKPLASLRIKSGRKHLIFSLAVILVTVVLHLVYLKSLDEAGILRAYFNTHYFENAQLVPMLLVTGAGWFINAFYEELLRAYIVLKLKHWAPVLMFLTIGLLSIVMSIFEGLDMVYSALVFIVNTAFLYVYLKSGSIIPVTCAHFIYNFTLGHLFGNGAVAFLRVEGETSLWYGIAPFLLYIVILLVMTKLIYGDASVQHCIRKIEKSGQQSRASRIH; this is encoded by the coding sequence ATGCTTAACAAACTAAGCGGTTATAAAGGCGTAATCCTCCTATGCCTCACCAATCTGCTGCTGCATTATCTTGTCCTCTATCCACTTGGATTAGGTCAGTATATAGGGCCGGAGCATCCTTATCTGTTCGGGATTATTAGTTTGGGGATCGGGCTCGTCCTGCTTACGGTAACAATTTTATATATTCGAAGAGTGGAGCATAAGCCGCTCGCTTCTCTACGAATCAAGAGCGGCCGCAAGCATTTGATCTTCTCGCTAGCAGTTATCTTGGTAACGGTAGTCCTGCATCTCGTCTATCTGAAGAGCCTGGATGAGGCAGGGATTCTGAGAGCTTACTTCAATACTCACTATTTCGAGAATGCGCAGCTTGTACCTATGCTGCTGGTCACCGGGGCAGGCTGGTTCATCAATGCCTTTTATGAAGAACTGCTTCGTGCCTATATCGTGCTGAAGCTCAAGCATTGGGCTCCCGTGCTTATGTTCCTGACTATTGGCCTGTTGTCCATTGTCATGTCTATATTTGAGGGTCTGGATATGGTCTACTCGGCGCTAGTCTTTATCGTGAACACAGCATTCCTGTATGTATATCTGAAGAGCGGCTCCATCATCCCGGTTACCTGTGCACATTTTATTTACAACTTTACACTGGGGCATCTCTTCGGCAATGGAGCTGTGGCATTTCTCAGAGTCGAGGGAGAGACCTCCCTTTGGTACGGAATTGCGCCATTTCTTCTCTACATTGTCATTCTCCTAGTAATGACCAAGCTGATCTACGGGGATGCTTCTGTACAGCACTGTATAAGAAAAATAGAAAAGAGCGGGCAGCAATCCCGGGCAAGCCGGATCCACTAG
- a CDS encoding EamA family transporter has product MIYLAFSVMCLIFGTTFLAIKWGIDAGLTPFFGGGFRFFLAGLILFGFMVWRRKAPLALLLRKEMMLTGLGLTFGTFATLYWAEQYISSGIAAVLSATGPIMILLLQTIFLRQRTRITAVAGCLIGFAGVALLLLPGITVHTSRFWILASVTILIGEIFYAGGALYSKHVMPRFQGISPIALNAAQMMYGGGGLLVMSFFTEDVHLHSLLEPQAIYSLLYLIVIGSMVAHSIFYWLVARTTPLFPSTWLYISPVIALLLGMLLYHEPVSWNTLAGVLVIISGLILINAPALRQLFGRKISFNESGS; this is encoded by the coding sequence ATGATTTACTTGGCTTTTTCAGTGATGTGTCTGATTTTTGGTACAACCTTTCTGGCTATCAAATGGGGAATAGATGCGGGGCTTACACCATTCTTCGGAGGGGGATTCCGCTTCTTCCTGGCTGGGCTGATCCTCTTCGGCTTCATGGTATGGAGACGGAAGGCTCCGCTAGCTCTGCTGCTGCGCAAGGAGATGATGCTTACAGGGCTCGGGCTTACCTTTGGCACCTTCGCTACGTTATACTGGGCCGAACAGTATATATCTTCAGGTATTGCCGCGGTGCTGTCCGCTACAGGACCGATCATGATTCTACTACTCCAGACGATCTTCCTGCGCCAGCGGACACGAATAACCGCTGTCGCCGGTTGCCTGATCGGATTCGCGGGCGTTGCGCTGCTCCTGCTTCCGGGTATTACGGTGCACACCAGCCGCTTCTGGATCCTGGCCTCGGTCACGATTCTGATCGGTGAAATTTTCTACGCGGGCGGAGCGCTTTATTCCAAGCATGTCATGCCGCGCTTCCAAGGAATCTCGCCCATTGCACTGAATGCGGCCCAGATGATGTACGGCGGAGGCGGACTGCTGGTCATGTCGTTCTTCACAGAGGATGTACATCTCCATTCTCTGCTAGAGCCGCAGGCCATCTATTCCCTGCTCTATCTCATTGTGATTGGCTCCATGGTCGCTCATTCGATCTTTTACTGGCTGGTCGCAAGGACCACCCCGCTCTTCCCGTCAACCTGGCTGTATATTTCCCCGGTCATTGCCCTCCTGCTGGGCATGCTGCTGTATCATGAACCCGTCTCCTGGAATACACTTGCGGGGGTGCTGGTCATAATCAGCGGGCTTATCCTCATTAATGCCCCTGCGCTTCGCCAGCTGTTTGGCCGCAAGATCAGCTTCAACGAAAGCGGATCGTGA
- a CDS encoding PLP-dependent aminotransferase family protein produces the protein MNKPNSVNEELIHNGIEHVSVNGKSDIHVQSDRGLGGTHPQQRLFQQVYDLLLEKLAGREWGEHEKLPSVRTLAAKLGVHRLTVLKAYQLLRETGHVYVKEKSGYYVLPEKQREDHTSTNVGNYLPESGDCWPVRLHSFSQALVDPALLPNRYFSEYAKKVFDLYPKVLSTYSSVQGDEELRSVLCRLFAKTHQLHLTADDLLITTGAQQAIDLIARAFVQRGDVVLIERPTYHAAITIFEGYGARLVPVDISPDGYDLVQLEKLMRQHQPRMFYINPTFHNPTGYTVPVRQRKLLAELAERYHCLIAEDDSFRDIYFNEAPPPPVASYDTDGWVLYIRSFSKYAAPGLRVAAVCAQPPRMNLLLQYKYQMDNGAPLLNQKVFLLYLASERLTGHLEKLRIALELRKVAMEETLREAGWTWESPDGGLSLWVQLPEGGVSAEILLERCAQHGVSFSPGIAHDPLREMRSYIRLSYSFVNEAEIKTGMRRLIESANPSHSPQAAVVIERRV, from the coding sequence ATGAATAAGCCAAATTCCGTCAATGAGGAGCTCATTCACAATGGAATTGAACATGTCAGTGTAAATGGGAAATCGGACATCCATGTGCAGTCTGATCGGGGGCTGGGCGGTACCCATCCACAGCAGCGGCTGTTCCAGCAGGTATACGATCTTCTGCTTGAGAAGCTTGCGGGCAGGGAATGGGGAGAACATGAGAAGCTCCCTTCGGTGAGAACTCTAGCTGCGAAGCTGGGTGTGCACAGATTAACGGTGCTCAAAGCTTACCAGCTGCTGAGAGAGACAGGTCATGTCTACGTTAAGGAAAAGTCAGGCTACTACGTGCTGCCAGAGAAGCAGCGCGAAGATCATACAAGCACGAATGTGGGTAATTATCTCCCCGAATCCGGAGACTGCTGGCCTGTACGGCTGCACTCGTTCTCACAGGCCTTGGTTGATCCGGCTCTGCTGCCGAATCGTTATTTCTCGGAGTATGCCAAGAAGGTGTTCGACTTGTATCCCAAGGTGCTGAGCACCTACTCCTCTGTGCAGGGAGATGAAGAGCTCCGCTCTGTACTATGCCGCCTCTTCGCTAAGACGCATCAACTGCATCTGACCGCGGATGATCTGCTGATCACAACCGGAGCCCAGCAGGCCATTGATCTGATCGCAAGGGCTTTCGTACAGAGGGGCGATGTTGTTCTCATCGAGAGACCTACTTATCATGCGGCTATCACTATCTTTGAGGGGTATGGAGCCCGCCTGGTGCCTGTAGATATATCTCCAGATGGGTATGACCTGGTCCAACTGGAGAAGCTTATGAGACAGCATCAGCCCAGGATGTTCTATATCAACCCCACTTTTCATAATCCGACCGGGTATACGGTTCCTGTACGGCAGCGCAAGCTGCTGGCCGAGCTTGCTGAGCGGTACCATTGTCTGATTGCCGAGGATGATTCCTTTCGCGACATCTATTTCAACGAGGCACCGCCGCCGCCTGTAGCATCCTATGATACGGATGGATGGGTGCTCTATATTCGCAGTTTCAGTAAATATGCGGCCCCAGGGCTGCGCGTAGCCGCTGTATGCGCCCAGCCGCCACGAATGAACCTCCTGCTGCAGTACAAATACCAGATGGATAACGGGGCTCCGCTGCTGAACCAGAAGGTATTCCTGTTATATCTGGCTTCAGAGCGGTTAACCGGACATTTGGAGAAGCTTAGAATTGCCTTGGAGCTCCGTAAGGTTGCGATGGAAGAGACGTTAAGGGAAGCAGGCTGGACGTGGGAGAGTCCTGATGGAGGATTAAGCTTATGGGTTCAGCTTCCTGAGGGTGGAGTGTCAGCCGAGATCCTACTGGAACGCTGTGCGCAGCACGGCGTCTCGTTCTCTCCAGGTATTGCCCATGATCCGCTGCGGGAGATGCGAAGCTATATCAGGCTCAGTTATTCATTCGTGAATGAGGCCGAGATCAAGACTGGTATGAGGAGACTCATAGAGTCGGCCAATCCTTCACATTCTCCCCAAGCAGCGGTAGTGATTGAGCGAAGGGTCTGA
- a CDS encoding helix-turn-helix domain-containing protein yields the protein MIMKFPVVYALLSIKQHKLPAGRKIRSFRARRAALGLVMEGTGTAQLGGYRYELKPGAVLHIAPETSLELQASAKGSLTLVYIHYLGVMLDAAEPAPPAVAKWGLSPVAEEFFNLDSFHLPDIKELVVQLLQSEEPGASMKSGAEFSRSMLFNQLLYLLSSTRLSYGKTDNAIERTLNWMEQNYMNSFPLRRLPELAGLTPSSYCRAFKRVTGLSPGSYLTQLRIRKAKTLLREPDRTLKDVARHVGYQDELYFSRTFKKSEGMSPTLYRKRHGKRVAIVSHLFLQDHMLALGVKPVAGPSFPSTYAGLGYPSYLTGLLKDTVALNAERRIRYTELTPLSPDVIIKMDFNNNLGGAAWAGYENTVHLNGITSWTGYLEAVAGILGKEDEAEEIVRRMAHVQQTGKDSLRSFTGQGRWAVIRVMQDDIRLYTGNNHALSDLLFGQLGFQPYEMADEQAYLCQGLSRLAEMDPERILVVWSDPAALGKLSTNPVWRELRAVADGQVYVPDSKEWDPWGPLGRELTIQECVRYFGQFQ from the coding sequence ATGATTATGAAATTTCCTGTTGTCTATGCTCTTCTCTCAATCAAACAGCACAAGCTCCCGGCTGGCCGCAAAATAAGAAGCTTCCGGGCGCGCCGGGCTGCCCTCGGCTTGGTCATGGAAGGTACCGGGACAGCGCAGCTTGGAGGATATAGATACGAGCTTAAACCGGGCGCGGTCCTGCACATCGCCCCCGAGACCTCCCTCGAGCTCCAGGCTTCCGCCAAAGGATCGCTGACGCTTGTGTATATTCATTATCTGGGCGTCATGCTGGATGCGGCTGAACCTGCTCCGCCTGCTGTCGCCAAATGGGGGCTGTCACCGGTGGCTGAGGAGTTCTTCAATCTGGACTCCTTCCATCTGCCTGACATTAAGGAGCTTGTGGTTCAACTGCTTCAATCCGAGGAGCCCGGTGCATCCATGAAATCCGGTGCGGAATTCAGCCGGAGCATGCTGTTCAACCAATTGCTTTATTTGCTCTCCTCCACTAGGCTGTCTTATGGAAAAACCGACAACGCGATTGAACGCACCCTCAATTGGATGGAGCAGAATTATATGAACAGCTTCCCGCTGAGACGTCTCCCCGAGCTGGCCGGCTTAACGCCGAGCTCCTACTGCCGGGCCTTCAAGAGAGTTACCGGTCTGTCACCCGGCAGCTACCTGACTCAGCTTCGGATCAGGAAGGCGAAGACCCTTCTGCGTGAGCCGGACCGGACTTTGAAGGACGTGGCCCGCCATGTCGGTTATCAGGACGAGCTGTACTTCAGCAGAACGTTCAAGAAGAGCGAAGGCATGTCCCCTACCCTGTACCGCAAAAGACATGGCAAAAGAGTGGCTATCGTCAGCCACCTCTTTCTACAGGATCATATGCTGGCGCTCGGCGTTAAGCCGGTGGCAGGGCCTTCTTTTCCGAGCACCTATGCCGGTCTTGGTTATCCAAGCTACTTAACCGGTCTCCTTAAAGATACCGTTGCGCTGAATGCGGAACGCAGAATCCGCTATACCGAGCTTACCCCGCTCTCTCCTGATGTGATTATCAAGATGGACTTCAACAATAACCTGGGGGGTGCCGCCTGGGCTGGATATGAGAACACCGTTCATCTAAATGGAATTACAAGCTGGACTGGATATCTGGAGGCCGTTGCCGGCATCCTGGGTAAGGAGGACGAGGCGGAGGAGATTGTTAGAAGAATGGCCCATGTCCAGCAGACCGGCAAAGACTCGCTCAGGTCATTTACCGGCCAAGGAAGATGGGCTGTAATTCGCGTCATGCAGGATGACATACGTCTGTATACGGGGAACAATCATGCTCTCAGTGACCTGCTGTTCGGGCAGCTTGGATTCCAGCCTTATGAGATGGCGGATGAGCAGGCTTATCTGTGTCAAGGGCTGTCCCGGTTAGCAGAAATGGACCCTGAGCGGATTCTGGTTGTCTGGAGTGATCCGGCCGCGCTGGGCAAGCTGAGTACGAATCCGGTCTGGCGGGAGCTGCGTGCAGTCGCAGACGGGCAAGTATATGTCCCGGATAGCAAGGAATGGGACCCTTGGGGGCCGCTAGGCAGAGAGCTTACAATTCAGGAATGTGTCCGCTACTTCGGGCAGTTCCAGTAG
- a CDS encoding iron ABC transporter permease, which yields MIRSARGKLMILAVLILLLSLGMIASLMLGYHRFGMKALVGAVFQFNGSEDHLLIRTVRIPAVLISAAVGAGLAVAGAVMQVLTRNPLASPSLLGINAGAVLLIVIFLSFASGDPGMGELVWIAFTGAAMTTVFVYVLGRAGPGGFQPIKLTLAGAAFAALASAATSAVMLLNNESLGETLFWLIGSVTGRKLEHLTAVAPYMLAGLLIALAMSRSLNVMALDEDVAAGLGQWGGPAKAAAVLSVVLLAGGAVAVAGPIGFVGLIVPHICRYLIGSNHYWLLPYCAVAGALLLVSADLASRYVLMPKEVPVGLLTAMLGVPFFIYLARRGAA from the coding sequence ATGATCCGAAGTGCCAGAGGGAAGCTCATGATACTCGCTGTGCTTATCTTACTCCTGTCCCTGGGCATGATAGCCAGCCTCATGCTGGGTTATCATCGGTTCGGAATGAAGGCGTTAGTGGGTGCCGTATTTCAATTCAATGGTTCGGAAGACCATTTGCTGATACGAACTGTAAGAATTCCGGCCGTCTTGATCTCTGCCGCTGTAGGTGCGGGCTTGGCTGTTGCGGGCGCAGTGATGCAGGTGTTGACCAGGAATCCGCTGGCGTCCCCATCACTGCTTGGCATTAACGCAGGGGCTGTTCTATTGATTGTGATCTTTCTATCCTTCGCCAGTGGAGATCCCGGCATGGGGGAATTGGTGTGGATCGCATTCACAGGCGCGGCGATGACAACGGTATTCGTCTATGTACTGGGAAGAGCTGGTCCTGGCGGGTTTCAACCAATTAAGCTGACCCTGGCGGGCGCAGCCTTCGCTGCCCTGGCTTCCGCAGCCACATCTGCAGTGATGCTGCTGAACAACGAATCGCTTGGCGAGACGCTGTTCTGGCTGATCGGTTCAGTGACAGGGAGGAAGCTGGAGCATTTAACAGCTGTAGCTCCCTATATGCTTGCGGGTCTGCTTATCGCGCTGGCTATGAGCCGATCTCTGAATGTCATGGCTCTGGATGAGGATGTTGCCGCAGGGCTGGGCCAATGGGGAGGACCGGCGAAGGCTGCGGCCGTCCTTAGCGTTGTGCTGCTTGCAGGCGGAGCTGTCGCTGTGGCAGGGCCGATCGGCTTCGTTGGGTTGATTGTGCCGCATATATGCCGGTATTTGATCGGTAGTAATCATTACTGGCTGCTTCCTTATTGCGCTGTAGCCGGGGCACTGCTGCTTGTCTCTGCAGATCTGGCATCGAGGTATGTGCTCATGCCCAAAGAAGTCCCCGTTGGATTACTGACAGCTATGCTTGGGGTTCCCTTCTTCATCTATCTCGCAAGGAGGGGAGCAGCATGA
- a CDS encoding iron ABC transporter permease gives MRRAVIFGLVPLLLLVLLASMIWSVSTGALPISFLKAGAALFGGGDEQTRLLIFKLRLPRVLVAAMVGAGLAVAGTILQTIFRNPLSAPDIVGINGGASVAAVAFLTLMKADVSIHWLPVAAFGGALIAAALIYILAYTRNSSPLRLILVGVGISSAASALTTFLLISGDSYRADQILNWLTGTVYGKSMEHAAALLPWVVIFIPLAWGMSRHLNVMLLGDTVAMGVGSAVERTRLVLLLIAVCLAASSVSVAGGIAFIGLMAPHIGRRLAGNQHAGLIPVTALIGAILLVLADLAGRTVFAPKDLPAGIFTAGLGVPFFFYLFFKNNGTSVK, from the coding sequence ATGAGACGGGCTGTAATATTCGGGCTAGTTCCTCTGCTGTTACTGGTGCTGCTGGCCTCCATGATCTGGAGTGTGTCGACAGGGGCGCTGCCGATTTCTTTTCTTAAAGCCGGGGCCGCCTTGTTCGGAGGCGGGGATGAGCAGACAAGGCTGCTGATCTTCAAGCTCAGGCTGCCAAGAGTGCTCGTAGCGGCTATGGTTGGAGCGGGTCTTGCCGTTGCGGGGACGATCCTGCAGACGATCTTCCGCAATCCGCTGTCAGCACCTGATATTGTGGGCATTAATGGAGGGGCATCTGTCGCAGCCGTTGCCTTCTTGACGCTTATGAAGGCCGACGTCAGTATTCACTGGCTTCCTGTTGCGGCCTTCGGCGGTGCGCTCATCGCAGCTGCACTTATATACATATTGGCTTATACCAGAAATTCATCCCCGCTTCGCCTCATTCTTGTTGGAGTTGGCATCTCCTCGGCTGCATCAGCGCTTACTACTTTTCTTCTCATTAGCGGGGATTCTTACCGTGCAGATCAAATATTGAATTGGCTCACGGGAACTGTGTATGGCAAGTCCATGGAGCACGCGGCTGCCCTGCTGCCTTGGGTCGTGATCTTTATTCCGCTTGCCTGGGGAATGTCAAGGCATCTGAATGTCATGCTGCTTGGGGATACCGTGGCTATGGGGGTCGGGAGTGCCGTAGAGCGTACCCGCCTCGTGCTGCTTCTAATCGCGGTATGTCTGGCTGCATCTTCTGTTAGTGTAGCGGGAGGGATTGCGTTCATCGGCCTGATGGCCCCGCATATCGGACGAAGACTGGCTGGTAATCAGCATGCGGGGCTGATACCTGTGACTGCGCTGATTGGCGCTATACTGCTTGTCCTGGCTGATCTAGCCGGAAGAACAGTATTCGCCCCGAAGGATCTGCCTGCAGGCATATTTACGGCAGGTCTGGGTGTACCCTTCTTTTTCTACCTATTCTTCAAGAACAACGGCACGTCCGTCAAATAA
- a CDS encoding iron-siderophore ABC transporter substrate-binding protein: MKLLHPNHKFISLTIMLLLAFSVVLSGCGQDSGKSAEQKPADTSAAAAANPVDEEIRKVKHSMGEASIKGTPKRVVVLTQEGTEALLELGVKPVGAVNSGLGDDWFPHIRAEMEGVTELGDESKPNVELILGLKPDLIIGNKIRDEEIYSQLEAIAPTVLSEELSGSWKTNFKLYAEALNLKSEGDAVLAKYETHIQEAKSKIGDKLSYKVSLVRFLPQAVRLYKKDTFAGVILSDLGFARPAVQDKDEFMEVIGKERMADMDGDVMFYFNADYDEKKGGTKMQQEWFKDPLFTNLNVAKKNKAFQVDEVIWNLSGGIKSANLLIDDIVSKFQSL; this comes from the coding sequence ATGAAATTATTACATCCTAATCACAAGTTCATATCATTAACGATCATGCTATTGCTGGCATTCTCAGTTGTCTTGTCCGGCTGCGGTCAAGATAGCGGCAAGAGTGCGGAGCAGAAGCCGGCGGATACGTCCGCAGCGGCCGCAGCGAATCCGGTAGACGAAGAAATCCGCAAGGTGAAGCACAGCATGGGTGAAGCCTCCATTAAGGGTACGCCAAAACGTGTAGTAGTGCTTACACAGGAAGGCACAGAAGCCCTGTTGGAGCTTGGGGTTAAGCCCGTGGGCGCGGTGAATTCCGGTCTTGGAGATGACTGGTTCCCTCATATCCGAGCTGAGATGGAGGGGGTTACAGAGCTTGGAGACGAGTCGAAGCCGAACGTGGAGCTGATTCTCGGTCTGAAGCCGGATCTGATCATCGGCAACAAGATCCGGGATGAAGAGATCTATTCCCAGCTGGAAGCTATAGCCCCAACCGTATTGTCAGAGGAGCTCTCAGGGAGCTGGAAGACGAACTTCAAGTTATATGCGGAAGCGCTCAATCTTAAGTCAGAAGGGGATGCCGTTCTAGCGAAATACGAGACGCACATTCAGGAAGCGAAGTCGAAGATCGGTGATAAGTTGTCTTACAAAGTATCGCTCGTCCGTTTCCTTCCTCAAGCGGTGCGCCTGTACAAGAAGGATACTTTTGCCGGTGTGATCTTAAGCGACCTGGGCTTCGCCCGTCCTGCCGTTCAAGACAAGGATGAGTTCATGGAAGTGATCGGCAAGGAGCGTATGGCCGACATGGATGGAGATGTAATGTTCTATTTCAATGCCGACTATGACGAGAAGAAAGGCGGCACGAAGATGCAGCAGGAGTGGTTCAAGGACCCGCTCTTCACCAATCTGAATGTAGCTAAGAAGAATAAGGCATTCCAAGTTGATGAAGTGATCTGGAATTTGTCTGGCGGGATTAAATCCGCCAATCTGCTAATCGATGATATTGTATCTAAATTTCAGTCTCTATAA
- a CDS encoding YheC/YheD family protein, whose amino-acid sequence MIGQKKKSSRSTLTSKWIKTNVLLKNPAIRKYIPDTRRFNAQNLKSMLNAYGMVYIKPERGTHGLGVIRAEVGIEAGKPYKYQFDTTTRTFSTLAAYYASLKKAVGTRSYLIQKGIHLLKYNNRRFDIRIMVQLSPQGKWETTGLIGRAAQEGKIVTNYHSGGRPMSVNVLLTPHVTGTRQTALIQELSRFGERIARAYQSTYPNFRQIGVDVGLDRSLTPWIIEVNTSPDPYIFNQLSDKTMYRKIMRYRRAQGIKK is encoded by the coding sequence ATGATTGGGCAGAAGAAAAAGTCTTCAAGAAGCACACTGACAAGCAAGTGGATAAAGACCAATGTACTGCTTAAAAATCCGGCGATCCGCAAATACATCCCGGATACCCGAAGATTTAACGCCCAGAATCTGAAGAGCATGCTGAACGCCTATGGGATGGTCTACATTAAGCCGGAGCGTGGGACGCACGGACTGGGCGTAATCCGGGCGGAGGTGGGGATAGAAGCTGGGAAGCCGTATAAATACCAGTTCGATACGACAACAAGGACGTTCAGTACATTGGCGGCCTATTACGCCAGCTTGAAGAAGGCGGTAGGAACCCGCAGCTATTTGATCCAGAAGGGGATACACTTGCTCAAATACAACAATCGCCGGTTCGATATCCGTATCATGGTTCAGCTAAGCCCCCAAGGGAAGTGGGAGACAACGGGACTGATCGGGAGAGCGGCGCAAGAGGGCAAGATCGTCACCAACTATCACAGCGGAGGACGCCCCATGTCTGTGAACGTATTGCTAACCCCTCATGTCACAGGCACCAGGCAGACAGCCCTCATTCAAGAGCTGAGCCGGTTCGGAGAGCGAATTGCCAGAGCTTATCAGTCCACTTATCCGAATTTCAGACAGATCGGGGTGGATGTCGGCCTCGACCGGTCACTAACCCCCTGGATTATTGAGGTCAATACGAGTCCTGACCCGTATATATTTAATCAGCTGTCAGATAAAACGATGTACCGCAAAATCATGCGCTATAGACGGGCACAGGGCATCAAGAAGTAA
- a CDS encoding AIM24 family protein codes for MQLIHETESSHIGGQAVRFLLEENEKIHVLHPQQIIAFKGPSANRSDRLMNVKGMYRKKKLIQADLKGGCEFVAALPASYSMKPIELTPESDLLYDFRHLFFYTEGVTMQTRILNMKNMLITRDAVKMKFSGSGQIGILTEGQVCEVALDPNEPLYVDAGSVVAYPENAKMELSVYGNHLASQHMSYQWKMTGSGKVILQAGRQSQRLEQDLSNDGIVKRFLREAIPFGGVFIK; via the coding sequence ATGCAGCTTATCCACGAGACGGAATCAAGCCACATTGGTGGACAAGCGGTCAGGTTCCTGCTTGAAGAGAATGAGAAGATTCACGTCCTTCATCCCCAGCAGATTATTGCCTTCAAAGGGCCATCCGCCAACCGGAGCGACCGGCTTATGAATGTAAAAGGGATGTACCGCAAAAAGAAGCTGATCCAGGCCGATCTGAAAGGCGGCTGTGAATTTGTAGCCGCCCTTCCGGCGTCCTATAGTATGAAGCCGATTGAGCTTACCCCGGAGAGCGATCTTCTGTACGACTTCCGCCATCTCTTTTTCTATACAGAGGGGGTAACCATGCAGACCCGGATCTTGAATATGAAGAATATGCTGATCACCCGGGATGCCGTGAAGATGAAGTTCTCCGGCAGCGGGCAGATCGGTATACTGACTGAAGGTCAGGTATGCGAGGTGGCTCTGGACCCGAATGAGCCGCTGTACGTCGATGCTGGCAGCGTGGTTGCTTACCCGGAGAATGCAAAGATGGAGCTGTCGGTATACGGGAATCACCTGGCCAGCCAGCACATGAGCTACCAGTGGAAGATGACCGGATCAGGGAAAGTCATTCTTCAGGCAGGACGCCAAAGCCAGCGGCTGGAACAGGATCTGAGCAATGACGGCATCGTCAAGCGATTCCTTCGGGAGGCCATTCCCTTCGGGGGCGTATTTATCAAATAG
- a CDS encoding AraC family transcriptional regulator, producing the protein MCVPLLQLSVPPLPYYIVSGLAEVPAGSKHPARRNIGVFDLLVVMKGTLYVGEEDLHYEVREGHSLILRPDAYHYSTLACTEETHYYWLHFHTQGEWQPIEDSISMPGYPRDSAVEAPPFLPAYSITPFMICVPQYTPLLQPDKFYDMLHELTLMNQNVHLPGTRLRQQALFQEVIQQLSDTLTTDAPSPKAACAERAAAYLRAHYQEEVTAKALGEHLNFHPVYIARCMQKVFGCSPAAYLLKYRIARARLLLLQTDLSITRISEEVGFNHPAYFTSSFAKQEGLSPRKFRQRFS; encoded by the coding sequence ATGTGTGTGCCGCTGCTGCAATTATCTGTTCCTCCCCTGCCCTATTACATCGTTAGCGGATTAGCCGAGGTCCCGGCCGGGAGTAAGCATCCTGCGAGACGGAATATTGGCGTATTCGATCTGCTCGTAGTCATGAAAGGAACTCTGTATGTGGGTGAGGAAGACCTGCACTATGAGGTAAGGGAAGGACACTCGCTCATTCTCCGTCCTGACGCTTATCACTATTCTACTCTCGCGTGTACGGAGGAAACCCACTATTACTGGCTGCATTTTCATACCCAGGGAGAGTGGCAGCCGATCGAGGATTCTATATCCATGCCCGGCTACCCGCGGGACTCTGCCGTAGAAGCGCCTCCATTCCTGCCAGCCTATTCCATCACTCCCTTTATGATCTGCGTTCCCCAATATACTCCCCTCCTGCAGCCTGACAAGTTCTATGACATGCTGCACGAGCTCACCCTGATGAATCAGAATGTTCATCTGCCTGGTACGCGGCTGCGTCAGCAGGCCCTGTTCCAGGAAGTGATTCAGCAGCTGTCCGATACGCTGACTACAGACGCCCCTTCTCCAAAGGCTGCTTGTGCGGAGCGTGCTGCCGCCTATCTCAGAGCCCATTATCAGGAGGAGGTAACCGCCAAGGCGCTTGGGGAACATCTGAACTTTCACCCTGTGTACATCGCCCGCTGTATGCAAAAGGTATTCGGCTGCTCGCCTGCGGCTTACTTACTGAAATACCGGATCGCCCGGGCCAGGCTGTTGCTGCTGCAGACCGATTTGTCCATTACCCGGATCTCCGAGGAGGTGGGATTCAACCATCCCGCTTATTTCACCTCATCGTTCGCCAAGCAGGAAGGGCTGTCACCGCGCAAATTCAGGCAGCGGTTCTCCTAG